In Manduca sexta isolate Smith_Timp_Sample1 chromosome 23, JHU_Msex_v1.0, whole genome shotgun sequence, one DNA window encodes the following:
- the LOC115446011 gene encoding actin-related protein 2/3 complex subunit 5-B, with amino-acid sequence MAKNTSSSAFRKIDIDQYNEDNFKEDEAELSGPTGPDESEVCALLNQGRYIEALRVVLNNAPLGSSNQQVKDNALALTLKVLLAIKSAQIEEVVGKLHLDDIDVLMKYIYRGFECPSEGSSGHLLLWHEKAYNIGGFGSIVRVLSDRMRV; translated from the exons ATGGCAAAGAATACTTCCAGTTCTGCATTTAGAAAAATAGATATAGATCAATACAACGAAGACAATTTTAAAGAAGATGAAGCTGAACTATCCGGACCGACTGGACCAGACGAAAGCGAAGTCTGCGCACTGCTTAATCA AGGTCGGTATATAGAAGCTTTAAGAGTGGTATTAAATAATGCCCCACTTGGATCATCAAACCAACAAGTAAAA GACAATGCACTAGCTCTAACGTTGAAAGTGCTACTGGCAATAAAATCTGCACAAATAGAAGAAGTTGTTGGGAAGTTACATCTAGATGATATTGATGTACTGATGAAGTACATTTACAGAGGATTTGAATGCCCTTCAGAGGGTTCCAGTGGTCATCTTCTTCTATGGCATGAGAAAGCTTATAACATTGGAGGATTTGGTTCTATTGTGAGAGTGCTGTCAGATAGAATGCGGGTATAA
- the LOC115445994 gene encoding dosage compensation regulator yields the protein MDISKLVILLCCTYYSIASHHSHTIPIEGYETELQVLGQHVDIPETPVKVVKITKTIAVKIPVPYPVKVREKVPYPVPIAKPYPVPVPQIIKVPHIISTKGNYGHDGAGSGSEGAQSSYLPGGQGGNSYGVQEIGSDNGNSFAPSGEGHAFEGGNSGYNQNAGSFGDEYEGEGYPGGSYGGPSQSYNGYSNNNNVHSLY from the exons ATGGACATTTCG aaATTAGTAATATTACTATGTTGCACATACTACAGCATCGCGTCGCATCACTCGCACACAATACCAATAGAGGGCTACGAAACAGAACTACAGGTTCTTGGCCAACATGTAGATATTCCTGAAACACCCGTGAAAGTAGTTAAAATCACCAAAACCATTGCAGTTAAAATACCCGTACCATATCCAGTGAAAGTAAGAGAGAAAGTGCCATACCCTGTTCCTATTGCTAAACCTTACCCGGTGCCCGTCCCTCAAATCATCAAAGTGCCGCACATAATATCTACCAAAGGAAATTACGGACATGATGGTGCCGGAAGTGGTAGTGAGGGCGCGCAGAGTTCTTATTTACCGGGTGGCCAAGGCGGCAATTCCTATGGGGTTCAGGAAATCGGATCAGATAATGGAAACTCTTTTGCTCCTTCCGGTGAAGGGCATGCCTTCGAGGGCGGCAACTCTGGTTACAACCAAAATGCAGGCTCTTTTGGAGACGAATACGAAGGAGAGGGATATCCTGGCGGTTCTTACGGCGGCCCATCCCAAAGCTATAATGGTTATTCTAACAATAATAACGTCCacagtttatattaa